One window of the Pieris brassicae chromosome 2, ilPieBrab1.1, whole genome shotgun sequence genome contains the following:
- the LOC123720540 gene encoding organic cation transporter protein-like produces MDSEKGETVSDIFEKFGKYQIIQYFLACLPIIFVSMNNVNYVFIAGDIEYRCYIPECENASTEFLVPWWPDTVPNKCLKPILKDSFAVGEICTNETFTGQYEACTRWVYESNDTVVGELDMACEPWRTNFIGMTRNIGMAVSMVLIGWLCDRIGRKPALIICSLGVFLGNFKTLAKSYNLYIFLEFIESSLSGGAYTAATVLMIEIGGKKTRFLAGVLFAYAIYMGEAIFACIAMFVPYWKHLLYIMCSPSLIFLSYFLLLKESPRWQILNRRTENAKKTLRKIAGMNKININLDCLNTINEDILKQSNNANTKREGYVAVLKSKEMMKRLLVASFCRFAVSFIYYGLIVNSVYLPGNKHTNFLLAAVMSFPGEIISMYFMNKVGRKLPLCFGYVMCAAANIASAYTPEDYVGVKITLFLIGKLLVAACYTGIATYTMELFPTSVRGSLLGFCTLASCVGSTLAPLSSILTTISPILTSFCFGCVAVISSLLLILTPETKDLPLMDTIIQIYDHAAEVKKKKEEKTQKCAADNNAFDLEYSTHL; encoded by the exons ATGCTACATTCCCGAGTGTGAGAACGCATCAACAGAATTCTTAGTTCCATGGTGGCCCGATACGGTTCCGAACAAATGCCTGAAACCGATACTAAAAGACAGTTTCGCGGTGGGTGAAATCTGTACAAACGAAACTTTTACTGGTCAATACGAAGCCTGTACGAGATGGGTATACGAAAGCAACGATACTGTTGTAGGTGAG ttgGATATGGCATGTGAGCCATGGAGAACGAATTTCATTGGAATGACTCGAAACATAGGAATGGCTGTCTCCATGGTTTTAATTGGATGGCTTTGTGATAG GATTGGACGGAAACCAGCGCTAATTATTTGTTCGTTAGGCGTGTTTTTGGGAAACTTTAAGACCTTGGCGAAGTcctataatttgtatatatttttagagttTATAGAATCGTCTTTGTCTGGTGGGGCGTATACTGCCGCTACAGTTCTGA tGATTGAAATCGGTGGAAAGAAGACGAGATTCTTAGCTGGCGTATTATTCGCGTATGCGATATACATGGGAGAAGCGATTTTCGCATGCATTGCCATGTTTGTGCCATACTGGAAACATTTACTATACATCATGTGTTCACCATCTTTAATATTCTTATCCTATTTCCTATTATTAAAAGAGAGCCCGCGGTGGCAAATACTTAACCGGAGAACAGAAAATGCCAAGAAGACGCTGCGTAAAATTGCtggaatgaataaaattaacatcaaTTTGGATTGTTTAAATACGATAAATGaagatatattaaaacaatctaATAATGCCAACACGAAAAGGGAAGGATACGTCGCAGTGTTAAAATCAAAAGAGATGATGAAGAGGTTGCTAGTCGCTTCATTTTGTAGATTCGCAGttagttttatatactatGGACTTATTGTAAATTCTGTGTATCTGCCTggaaataaacatacaaactttttattagCTGCTGTAATGTCTTTTCCCGGtgaaataatttcaatgtATTTCATGAATAAGGTCGGACGGAAATTGCCTTTGTGCTTCGGGTATGTCATGTGTGCTGCCGCGAATATAGCCAGTGCATATACTCCTGAAg attacgTTGGTGTTAAGATAACGTTATTCCTCATCGGAAAGTTACTAGTGGCTGCCTGCTATACTGGCATCGCAACTTATACGATGGAGCTCTTTCCCACTAGCGTTAGAGGATCGCTTCTAGGCTTTTGCACTTTGGCTTCTTGTGTCGGAAGCACCTTGGCGCCTTTGTCTTCCATTCTG ACCACAATTTCACCAATCCTGACTTCATTCTGTTTCGGATGTGTAGCAGTGATTTCAAGTCTTCTTCTCATACTCACCCCCGAAACCAAGGACCTACCACTGATGGACactattattcaaatttatgatCACGCCGCAGAAGTTAAGAAGAAAAAAGAGGAGAAGACACAAAAATGTGCCGCCGACAATAATGCATTTGATTTAGAATATTCTACGCATTTATAA